The window ACCGCGACGTGCCACGCCTCAAAGAGCTGTGGAACACCTTGGTGCCGCTGTGGGACGACCGCACGTTCTACGATTTCGTCGCCACCTCCGAAGCCTTTGCCAAGCTGTCGTTCCATCACCGCGAAGTGTTCGGTCAGGTCGGTTTTGGTACCGGCGGCTGGGACTCGGATTTCCCCAACTCGATGCTGGAAATCTTCCGTGTGGTGATGACCAACTGCGACGATCACCAGCACCTGGTGGTCGGCGGCGTCGAGCAAGTGCCACAAGGCATCTGGCGCCATGCACCGGAACGCTGCGTGCATTGGCCGCAAGGCACCAGCCTGAAGTCTCTGCACCGTGGCGCGCCGCGTTCCGGCGTGAAGAAAATCGCTCACGCACCGGATGGCCGTTTCGCCGTCACCGACAACAACGGCGACACCCGCGAATACGCCGCCGTGCTGACCACGTGCCAGAGCTGGCTGCTGACCACCCAGATCGAATGCGACGAAACTCTGTTCTCGCAGAAGATGTGGATGGCGCTCGATCGCACCCGCTATATGCAGTCATCGAAGACTTTCGTGATGGTCGACCGGCCGTTCTGGAAGGACAAGGATCCGGAAACCGGCCGCGACCTCATGAGCATGACCCTCACCGACCGCCTGACTCGTGGCACTTATCTGTTCGACAACGGCGACGACAAGCCGGGCGTGATCTGCCTGTCGTACTCGTGGATGAGCGACGCGTTGAAGATGCTGCCGCACCCGGTGGAAAAACGCGTTGAACTGGCGCTGAATGCGTTGAAGAAGATTTACCCGAAAGTCGACATCGCCGCGCGGATCATCGGCGATCCGATCACCGTGTCGTGGGAAGCCGATCCGTACTTCCTCGGCGCGTTCAAGGGCGCCCTGCCTGGTCACTATCGCTATAACCAGCGCATGTATGCGCACTTCATGCAGGACGACATGCCGGCCGAGCAGCGCGGGATTTTCATCGCCGGCGACGACGTGTCGTGGACCCCGGCGTGGGTCGAAGGCGCGGTGCAGACGTCGCTCAACGCGGTATGGGGGATCATGAAACATTTCGGCGGTTCTACACATAAAGAGAACCCGGGCCCGGGTGATGTGTTCAAAGACATC of the Pseudomonas sp. Seg1 genome contains:
- a CDS encoding NAD(P)/FAD-dependent oxidoreductase → MNKNNRHPADGKKPITIFGPDFPFGFDDWIEHPAGLGSIPEHNHGAEVAIVGAGIAGLVAAYELMKLGLKPVVYEASKLGGRLRSQAFNGTDGIVAELGGMRFPVSSTAFYHYVDKLGLETKPFPNPLTPASGSTVIDLEGKTHYAQKLADLPALFQEVADAWADALEAGSQFADIQQAIRDRDVPRLKELWNTLVPLWDDRTFYDFVATSEAFAKLSFHHREVFGQVGFGTGGWDSDFPNSMLEIFRVVMTNCDDHQHLVVGGVEQVPQGIWRHAPERCVHWPQGTSLKSLHRGAPRSGVKKIAHAPDGRFAVTDNNGDTREYAAVLTTCQSWLLTTQIECDETLFSQKMWMALDRTRYMQSSKTFVMVDRPFWKDKDPETGRDLMSMTLTDRLTRGTYLFDNGDDKPGVICLSYSWMSDALKMLPHPVEKRVELALNALKKIYPKVDIAARIIGDPITVSWEADPYFLGAFKGALPGHYRYNQRMYAHFMQDDMPAEQRGIFIAGDDVSWTPAWVEGAVQTSLNAVWGIMKHFGGSTHKENPGPGDVFKDIGPIALPE